The nucleotide sequence AATTTTTTTATTCTGTAATTCGTTTTTTTTGACAAAATTTTTTGCTTTTTCTAACGCTTTTTGCAATCTAGAAGCACTGATTGGTTTTAGCAGGTAATCAATAGCATTTAATTCAAAAGCTTCAACCGCATAATTATCATAGGCTGTCGTAAAAATTATAGCAATATTTTGATTTTCCAACATTTTTAAAAGCTCTAAACCATTTATTTTTGGGATATTTATATCAATAAATACAATATCTGGTTTAAAGTTTTTTGCTAACTTTAGACCTTCAATACCATTTTGAGCACAACCTACAATTTCAATATCATTAAATAAATGCAATAAATAAGCCAACTCATCAATTGCTGGTTGTTCATCTTCTACAATTAAAGCTTTAAGCATGAGCGATCTCTGCAAGTGGCATTAGAAAGTGCACATTTGTACCTTCACCTTCTTTTGTGTTTATATGAAGCCGCGATATATTGCCAAAAATTGACACAAGACGTTCATTAACATTTTTTATCCCTATTCCAGCACTATTTTGAGACTGAATATCGTTTTTATAATTAGTATCAAACAAACGTTGTAGTTTTTCTTGATTTATACCGGGTCCATTATCAGTTACGCTGAAATGAATATATGAACCTTTCCTTTTGATTTTTATATTTAAAATTAGTTTTGATGAGATTAAAGGCATAGAATGTTTTATGGCATTTTCAACGAGGGGCTGCAAAACAAATGCAGGTATTTTTTCGTTAAGTAAACTTTCATCAATTTCTTCTATAATTTCAATTTTACTGCCAAAACGGGCTTTTTCAATAAAAAGGTACGCTTTGGCAATTTCCAATTCTTTTTCAATCGTAATAAATGAACCAATATTTTTAAGATTATATCTAAGATATTCGCTTAAATTAATTAACATTTCTCTTGCAACCTGCGGATTAGTCCTAATAAAAGATATTACTGCATTTAGCGTATTAAACAAAAAATGTGGGTTCATCTGAGAAGCAAGTGCAATTAGTTTTGCCTGAGATGCTAATTTTTTTTGTTCTTCAACCTGAGCTATTTCAATCTGATAGGAAATTAATTGGGCAAGTCCTTTTGCTAACTCTATATCAGTATTTGAAATGATTTTTCTGCTAACTTTCTTTTTTGCTCTATAAAGTTTTAAGGTACCTATTGTTTTATCGAAACATTTTAGAGGTACAATTACAACACTATTTAATTGACATGTTCTAACTGAACAACCTATTTCTTCTTTGGTGTTTGCTATATTAATTTCACCGTTTAATATGCTATTTTTCGTGGCACTTGTCTGGATTGGCATAGAGATTTTGTGATGGTCATCTCCAACTCCAACATGTGCAAGTATTTTACTAGTATCTGTCAAGGCTACCGCATCCAAATCCGTTGACTCGTAAATAATTTTTGCTGTATTGTATGCAGATACCTCATTTAATCCGTTTCGCAAAAAAGGTAGTGTTTTATTTGCTATCTCAAGGGATAATTTAGCAAGGGCTGCAGAGATATTTTCTTTTTCATCGAGAACAGATTTTACAATCATCATAAATACAGTTATACCAATAGCATTTGTAACTGTCATTGGCATACCTATATCGTTTACTAAATCTAACGCCTTTGAATATGGTTTTGCAAATAACAAAATTATGCCCATTTGCATACTTTCTCCCAGTACACCAGCAAATAAAGCCAACTCCCAAGGTATATATTCACCTTTGTAGTATTTGCGTATAAGACCGCCAAGCAATCCCTCTAATGCAGTAGAAATTCCGCATGTTGTGGCTGTAAAACCGCCAAGCGTTAATCTATGAAATCCTGCTATCAACCCAGCACCAAATCCTACAATAGGGCCACCAATCAAACCACCAACCATAGGGCCAATAACTCTTGAATTCGCTATTGCATCTTTTATAGGTACACCGGTGTAAGTACCCAGAATGCCTATTCCAGCAAATATTAAAATTGCAAGAAACAAATCAGTTTTTTTAACTTTTGCATTGTATAGAATATTTTTAAAAAATGAGGCTTTGGATAAAAAAAATGCCAATATAGCAACAATGCTTAAGCGTTCAAGCATTGTTAAAAGCAATGAATTCATCATACAAAACCCCTATTTAATTATACATAAATTAAAAAATTAAATCAATTATTTTAAAAAAGGTTATTTTTAAAAACCTCTTTAAATACTTTTAAAAATCTATATACTTAAAACCTAAGGCATTCAATGCCTTTACAAATTTTATGTGGTCAAATTTTTTGGAAATTTAGTTGTTATTTAAAAGTAAGAAATGAAATTTTTATCTTTTACATTTTCGCTAATGCTGCATATTTTGCTCATAATTTTGATATATCTAATTATTTTTCGTTATGAAAAGCCTGTAACAAAACTTTCGCCACCAGTCTATCATGTAGATATAATACAATTGCCTAAGCAAGAGCAAAATACACAAGAAAAACAGCCTCATATAGTAGCTTCAAATATTAACAGAAAAGCCAACTCAAAAATATACTCAAAAACAGAAAAAATACCTTTAAAAAGCCTACCTCAAACTAAAATGCAAGGCACACCTCAAAAAACGCAAACACAAGAGCAAAAAGTTCCTAAAACAGCCGAAATTCAACATAAAAAAATTGTTGAAAATAACTTAGTTAATAATAAATTAAAATCCACAAACATTGAAAAATCAAAAACTACAAACAATATGCAAAGCAAACAAAATATACACCCTTCTGCTCCATATAAAATTTCTGGCAATTTATTTTCACAATCAAATAAAAACACACCAAACATTAACCCAACACAAAATTATCAAGGTACAAGTAATGTAAGAGAATACGAAAGCCCAAACGCCAGGCAGGCAACTATTGAAATCGGAACAGAATCAATAAAGTATGTATCTTATATGAAATTACTTAAAGACAAAATTCAAAACGTGTGGGTGTATCCAGAGCAAGCTCGCCTTAAAAACCAGCAAGGAACATTACTTGTAGAATTTGGTATAAATAAAAATGGTTCTTTGGCTTACGCCAAAGTGATTCGCTCAAGTGGCTACCCTATTTTGGATGAAGCTGCAATTAAAGCAATTAAAGAAGCATCACCTTTTAATCCGCTCCCAGAAAGATTTGGTGTAGATAGGCTAAATATATACGCTACTTTTACTTATGAGCTTGTTTATCACTATGTTCAATAGCAGATTTTGCCAGTTTATCAGCTTGAGAATTTAAATTTCTACTTATATGTTTAATTTCAAAATGCTCAAATTTATCAATTAAATATAAAGCTTTTTGATTCAGCACTTTAAGGTGATCTTGCTTTACAGCATATTTACCCATTATTTGCTTTACAATAAGTTCTGAATCAGAAAAAACCTGTATTGATTTTACACCTAAATCCAATCCAATTTCTAAAGCTTTGATAAGTGCAGTGTATTCTGCTTCGTTGTTTGTTTTTTCACCTATATACTCACTTACTGTTTTAATAATTTCCCCATTTTGCATAAATACTATGCCAATACCTGCTTTACCTGGATTATTACTGGAAGCGCCGTCTATAAAAACCGCGAGGATTTCGTTTGGATTACTCGATTGTTTTTTTTTGGTAAGGTAATTGTTTTTTTCAAGTTCTTCACATATTTGCTTTATCTTTCCAAAAAAATCATCGATTGAAATACCAAAGTAATTAGCAGTCTTTTCTACAGATTTAAGCTCGTAAAATTTTTTTAAAAGATTTAAATTCATTCTTTTTTGTAAAGAATCCTGCCACAATTTGGACAGTAAACAATCTCGTCTGTTTCTTCTACAAGGACGGATATCTGAGGCGGTAGCTTAATAAAACAACCATAGCAGGTCTCATTTTCCACACTTACAACAGCACTACCTTTTGCCCAAAGTGATATTTTATTGTATTTTGCTAATAAATGAGGATTTATATCGTTTAACATAATTTCTTTTTCTTTATTAATTTGCTCGATTTTATTATCAATATCCTTTTTGAATTCAGCTAATTGGGCATCAAAAGATTCTAATTTCTGTTTCACTTCGTCTATTTGTTGTTGAATCTCACTTATTTTTTTATTTTTTTCATCTACTATTGTTTGTATTTCTAAAATTTTATCTTCCAAAATACTTTTATTTGTTTTTGCAATAGTTATCTCACTGGATAAAGCTTCTGATTGTTTCTGATTTTGAATTGAATTACTTTTTTCATCAAGCTTTTCAAGCAGTGCTTCTTTTTCTTCTAATAAATTTTTCTTAAACTTTAAATCCTCTAATATCTCATTTAACTCATCTTGAAGCTGTTCCATATTCAATGTATGAGTAGTTATCAGTTCTTCCAAATTTTCCCTATCCTGAAGCTTTTTTGCAAACTCTGATTCAAGCTGATAAATTTGTTTATCATATTCTTGAATCTTTAAAAGCATTTCAATATCAGCATTCATTAACACCTCCTTTATATATAATCCCAAGGGATACGATCATTGGTACTCCTCAAAATCTTGACATTGAAATTTTTCAAATATTCAAAAAGGATATCCGCAAACCATATTTCGGTATAAAAATGAGTTGCATCAATCATATTAATGCCATTTTCTTGTGCAAAAACAGCACTGTGGTGCTTAACATCACCAGTTATAAAAACATCAATATCGTAACTTTTAAGCTTATAAATATAATCTGCACAGCTCCCAGAACATATGGCTACTTTTTTAATATGTTTGTTGTTAGATAGTACATACTTTAAAATTGGTATGCCAAGAGTTTTTTTAACATAATAAATAAATTCATCAAAATTTGATTCTTTTTCAAGTTCACCTATAAAAACAGGCTTTAAATTATCTAAAATATAGAAATTTTTTAATTGTAGTTTTTTGCACAAATAGTTATTTAAGCCAGATGGAGAAATATCCAGGTTTGTATGTGCGGCATAAATGCTAATTTCATTCTTAGTAGCAACATATAATACATTTTCTGGATAAAACTTATAATCAAAGTTTTTAAGTGCCTGTAAAAATAAAGGGTGGTGAGAAATAATGAGATTGCAATTGTTTTGCTTGGCTTCTTCAACAGTTTTTTGCCTTACATCCAAAGATAACAATATTCCGCTTAGAATCTTGTGTTTGAATAAAACTTGAAACCCAGAATTATCCCAACTTTCCTGGAAAGATAAAGGAAAAAAACTTTCTAACGCTTCAATAGCTTCAAAAATAAACATCAAACTTTTTTTGGTGGGCCCACTAGGACTCGAACCTAGGACCAACCGGTTATGAGCCGGTGGCTCTACCAACTGAGCTATGGGCCCAAACTGAGATAATTATAATAAGCAATAATTTTTTGTCAAGAATTTTTTCAATAAATATAAAATAATTGATATTTTAGTTTTTGAGTTTGAAGTAGAAATTAAGCTTCTATTACTCTTTACGTAAATGTTAAATAAAATTTGACAAAATCAATCATTTATAGTATTAATCAAAAGGAGGAAAATATGAATTTAAATTTTTTTGATATTCAACGATTAGGTAATATTGAGCTTATTTCGTTTCTTAATGAAAAACATGCAAGTGCTCAAACATGGGAGTTTTTTACTGAACTTGTTGATTTGGTAAATGAAATAGAAAATGATGACAATATATTGGTAGCAATATTCACAGGCAAAGGCAATCATTTTAGTGCTGGTTTGGATTTTAATGATTTTTTGAATCGTTTCGGAAACTTAATTGGTAATAATAGCGAAAATTTATATGAAATAATAAAAATGATGCAAAAAGGCATGAATTTATTGTTTGATGGCAATAAAATCTACATAGCAGCAATTAACGGCTACTGTATAGGTAGTGGTCTTGATTTTATAAGTGCTTGCGATTTTAGATTTTGCTCCAGCAATGCGATTTTTTGTTTAAAAGAAACCCAGTTAGGTATTATAGCAGACCTTGGATCACTACAAAGACTACCGTATATAATAGGATTCAGCAATACAA is from Desulfurella sp. and encodes:
- a CDS encoding ribonuclease HI family protein, whose amino-acid sequence is MNLNLLKKFYELKSVEKTANYFGISIDDFFGKIKQICEELEKNNYLTKKKQSSNPNEILAVFIDGASSNNPGKAGIGIVFMQNGEIIKTVSEYIGEKTNNEAEYTALIKALEIGLDLGVKSIQVFSDSELIVKQIMGKYAVKQDHLKVLNQKALYLIDKFEHFEIKHISRNLNSQADKLAKSAIEHSDKQAHK
- a CDS encoding energy transducer TonB, translating into MKFLSFTFSLMLHILLIILIYLIIFRYEKPVTKLSPPVYHVDIIQLPKQEQNTQEKQPHIVASNINRKANSKIYSKTEKIPLKSLPQTKMQGTPQKTQTQEQKVPKTAEIQHKKIVENNLVNNKLKSTNIEKSKTTNNMQSKQNIHPSAPYKISGNLFSQSNKNTPNINPTQNYQGTSNVREYESPNARQATIEIGTESIKYVSYMKLLKDKIQNVWVYPEQARLKNQQGTLLVEFGINKNGSLAYAKVIRSSGYPILDEAAIKAIKEASPFNPLPERFGVDRLNIYATFTYELVYHYVQ
- a CDS encoding Nif3-like dinuclear metal center hexameric protein — encoded protein: MFIFEAIEALESFFPLSFQESWDNSGFQVLFKHKILSGILLSLDVRQKTVEEAKQNNCNLIISHHPLFLQALKNFDYKFYPENVLYVATKNEISIYAAHTNLDISPSGLNNYLCKKLQLKNFYILDNLKPVFIGELEKESNFDEFIYYVKKTLGIPILKYVLSNNKHIKKVAICSGSCADYIYKLKSYDIDVFITGDVKHHSAVFAQENGINMIDATHFYTEIWFADILFEYLKNFNVKILRSTNDRIPWDYI
- a CDS encoding LytTR family DNA-binding domain-containing protein, giving the protein MLKALIVEDEQPAIDELAYLLHLFNDIEIVGCAQNGIEGLKLAKNFKPDIVFIDINIPKINGLELLKMLENQNIAIIFTTAYDNYAVEAFELNAIDYLLKPISASRLQKALEKAKNFVKKNELQNKKINKIPVEKKGRIYLLDFSEIVFARSQEGFVEISTKDSTFLFKNSMKNLEEKLQNFSQFYRVQKSYIVNLEYILEIIPWFKSTYWLVVKDANKTRIPVSKSNIKELKSILGLF
- a CDS encoding sensor histidine kinase yields the protein MMNSLLLTMLERLSIVAILAFFLSKASFFKNILYNAKVKKTDLFLAILIFAGIGILGTYTGVPIKDAIANSRVIGPMVGGLIGGPIVGFGAGLIAGFHRLTLGGFTATTCGISTALEGLLGGLIRKYYKGEYIPWELALFAGVLGESMQMGIILLFAKPYSKALDLVNDIGMPMTVTNAIGITVFMMIVKSVLDEKENISAALAKLSLEIANKTLPFLRNGLNEVSAYNTAKIIYESTDLDAVALTDTSKILAHVGVGDDHHKISMPIQTSATKNSILNGEINIANTKEEIGCSVRTCQLNSVVIVPLKCFDKTIGTLKLYRAKKKVSRKIISNTDIELAKGLAQLISYQIEIAQVEEQKKLASQAKLIALASQMNPHFLFNTLNAVISFIRTNPQVAREMLINLSEYLRYNLKNIGSFITIEKELEIAKAYLFIEKARFGSKIEIIEEIDESLLNEKIPAFVLQPLVENAIKHSMPLISSKLILNIKIKRKGSYIHFSVTDNGPGINQEKLQRLFDTNYKNDIQSQNSAGIGIKNVNERLVSIFGNISRLHINTKEGEGTNVHFLMPLAEIAHA
- a CDS encoding enoyl-CoA hydratase-related protein, giving the protein MNLNFFDIQRLGNIELISFLNEKHASAQTWEFFTELVDLVNEIENDDNILVAIFTGKGNHFSAGLDFNDFLNRFGNLIGNNSENLYEIIKMMQKGMNLLFDGNKIYIAAINGYCIGSGLDFISACDFRFCSSNAIFCLKETQLGIIADLGSLQRLPYIIGFSNTKKLALTSENIDSEIALKIGLVSEVFENKEKMISEVIKFSQNIAKNPKNAIFGSKKYINNLLKSTIFTQLDDIARFNANNLNLKNIKNNLPSIFKKES
- a CDS encoding C4-type zinc ribbon domain-containing protein — encoded protein: MNADIEMLLKIQEYDKQIYQLESEFAKKLQDRENLEELITTHTLNMEQLQDELNEILEDLKFKKNLLEEKEALLEKLDEKSNSIQNQKQSEALSSEITIAKTNKSILEDKILEIQTIVDEKNKKISEIQQQIDEVKQKLESFDAQLAEFKKDIDNKIEQINKEKEIMLNDINPHLLAKYNKISLWAKGSAVVSVENETCYGCFIKLPPQISVLVEETDEIVYCPNCGRILYKKE